The Oryza brachyantha chromosome 6, ObraRS2, whole genome shotgun sequence region gtggcacgGAGCTCTTCATCTGCTTCACCTCCCgcccctccaccgcctccgcctcctccggcgcgCCCGCCACCCTGCGCCCTTCCAGCTCCTCCAAGCTTCTCAGCCCGGGCCGCGGcggggccgccgccgttgctggCGCTGACAACGCGCCGGCTCCGCCGCTCCACCTGTCCCTCAGCCGTCGCCTCCGCAACAGCGGGAGCCTGAAGGGTGGGCAGTCCCCCATGTTCCCGTCGGGCTcctccggcggccgccgcggccggggcGGGTTCGAGCCCGCCGAGCCCTCCTCACCCAAGGTCACCTGCATCGGCCAGGTCCGCGTCAAGGGCGGCAAGAGGAAGCCCAAgcacgcctccgccgccgcgctgcggTCGCGGTCCAGGCGCGGGGgtgtcggcgccgccggcagcgcggAGGCGAGCTTCCGCCGCGCCGGGGACGACCGGGATGGTCCTGCGGGGAAGAACCAGGGCTGGGTGTACCAGATCCCGGTCAACATCTGCGAGGCGCTCAAGACATTCGGCTCCTGCGGCGGCCGCTCGCTTTGCTCGCCgtctcgcggcggcggcggcgagcgcgactctctcgccgccgtcgccgccggcgacaagAAGCGTCGCCGCCAGCCTGCCAGCGGCAGCTGGCTCTGCGGAGCCGCGGTGGCCAGGTGCCTCTTGGCGAtccaggaggaggaagacgacgaggtCGGCAAGGGAGCGGCTGTTGTGCCGGCCGAGGATGTCAAGGCTTCGGAGGTCGGTCTTGTGATGCAAGGGTGGgacgtcgaggaggaggacaacACACTGGTGGTTGGGGAGGTGGAAGTAGAGAAGAAGGACGAGATCTTGGTGGttgggaaggaggaggaagggagggtCAGCGTCTGCATCCCGCCGCGGAACGCACTTCTGCTGATGCGCTGCCGTTCGGACCCTGTCCGTATGGCGGCACTCGCCACTCGCTTCTGGGGCTCCCCGGCAGCGGCAAACGTCACTCAGGTTGACAAtgtggaggacgacgacgatgaggaacaggaggaagaggaagacgaAGGTGATGCCGAGACAGATAAGGAATGCGAGGAACAAGTTCGTGATTCATCTGTTTCCATGAAAGAAGCTGAATGCCACGAGTGTGTTGATCCTGAAGATGATGATTCTCAAGCTGGAGAAGTAGATCCAGTGGAGACAGAAGCAGTGGGTATTTCTGAATGTGGAGATCTTGGTGAAGAAGTGAATGAGGGTGGATGTGGAGGGGATGGACAGAAGATTGACCCAGAGGAAGCGCCAATTCTTCGGAAAGACTCTGCTCTGGAGGTTGCTTTGTCAGGAGAAGCTGTGGAGAGGGAAATCCAATTGCCAGATATGATGAAGGATTCGTCGGAAGCTAAGGAGGAAGTTTCTGTTCCCAGACCTGAGAAAGAGGAAGAGATGAAGGGCAGGAGGTCAACCAGTTGCTGCTCCCCGTCGACAGCACTGAAGGAGGACCGGAAATTGCGACGGTTGAGCAGCAGGAGACGTGTAGGTAGCAGTAGCAGGGCCTCATCAGGTAGTGACAGAGTTGGGCGACGGCACAGCTTCTCAGCTGAGATAGAAGCTCGTCGGTCAAGCTTCTCGAGCTTGAAGGACTCA contains the following coding sequences:
- the LOC102716884 gene encoding uncharacterized protein LOC102716884: MRRKKHLDRGGGGGGGGGGGTELFICFTSRPSTASASSGAPATLRPSSSSKLLSPGRGGAAAVAGADNAPAPPLHLSLSRRLRNSGSLKGGQSPMFPSGSSGGRRGRGGFEPAEPSSPKVTCIGQVRVKGGKRKPKHASAAALRSRSRRGGVGAAGSAEASFRRAGDDRDGPAGKNQGWVYQIPVNICEALKTFGSCGGRSLCSPSRGGGGERDSLAAVAAGDKKRRRQPASGSWLCGAAVARCLLAIQEEEDDEVGKGAAVVPAEDVKASEVGLVMQGWDVEEEDNTLVVGEVEVEKKDEILVVGKEEEGRVSVCIPPRNALLLMRCRSDPVRMAALATRFWGSPAAANVTQVDNVEDDDDEEQEEEEDEGDAETDKECEEQVRDSSVSMKEAECHECVDPEDDDSQAGEVDPVETEAVGISECGDLGEEVNEGGCGGDGQKIDPEEAPILRKDSALEVALSGEAVEREIQLPDMMKDSSEAKEEVSVPRPEKEEEMKGRRSTSCCSPSTALKEDRKLRRLSSRRRVGSSSRASSGSDRVGRRHSFSAEIEARRSSFSSLKDSRRASFSIDRDGRRWSFSIEQEHLVAEPKVLMGSRKGQKISSEPESEKDCVVHAAPNSAEEAQESHDDGKEEATVDGEEEGTTQETEVDEKGEKVEVGGVEAQDVVEEQKLRRKKSGELPDCLLLMMYEPKLSMEVSKETWVCSTDFVHWKSYKGHNRRNRCQQKTGCNAAASEELKDTDNAEGTSDAKNMAESEAPASVNLASMPPPVVQKPPPKEAAEQKLKIELPLVTSAATYAPFVLKRCKSEPMRSSARLAPDACFWKDRHRPLNATGVGF